Part of the Candidatus Thiothrix putei genome, CTGGAGGATTCAAAATAAATCCGCGATAACATTTCCGCGATAATGCCGGTGGTCAGGAATTGAATGGAGGTTATCACCAGCATTACCCCCGCCAACAATAAGGGGCGGCCACCAATATCATTGCCCAGAATGAATTTGTCGATACCCAGCCAGGTTAAAATCAGTGAACCAATCAAACCAAACGCCAAGCCAATCGTGCCAAACAAATGCCCAGGACGCGCCCGATACCGCATAAAGAACCACATGAACAGTAAATCGATAATCACGCGGAAGGTGCGGGAAATACCGTATTTGGATTCGCCGCTCAAGCGTTCATTGTGGTTAACCACGGTTTCGCCGATGCGTGATGGTGGTACAGCGGTTGCGACCCACGCCGGAATGAAGCGGTGCATTTCACCATACAAGCGTACCCGTTTCATGACCGAGGCGCGGTAGACTTTGAGGCTGCAACCGTAATCATGCAAATTGACGCCGGTGACTTTGCGGATCAGGCGGTTGGCAATGCGCGAGGGAATCTTGCGCATGATCAGCGTGTCTTTGCGATTTTTACGCCAACCGACTAGCAGATCAAGGTCGCGTTCCTGCAATTCTTTGATCATGGCGGGAATATCGGCAGGGTCGTTTTGCAAATCGCCATCCAGCGTTACCAGCAGGCTGCCGCGTGCCTGATCAATACCGGCCTGCATGGCAGCGGTTTGCCCGAAATTGCGTTGCAGTTCAACGATATGAATATGTGTTCCAAATTGCGCAGCGGCTTCGTACAGGCGTTTTAGGGTGTGGTCGGAACTGCCATCGTCCACCAGTACCAGTTCCCATTGGCATTCAAAGTGTGCCAATGCTTCGCTGACACGCTTGACTAGCGGCAGGACGTTACCTTCTTCGTTATAGAAGGGCACTATGATACTGACGGTATCAGGAGAATTTGTCATTAAATCAATGTCCGGTTCGGTTACAATCAGCCCCAGATTATACGTTAAAGCGGGTGAATGATGACAGAACAGAGCAATACATCGACGGCACGCTGGAAATTAGCAATTTCGTGGCTAATTCTCATCCTGTTTATCGCAGGTGTTGAGTACTGGTTGGGTTGGAAAACGGTATTAGCACCGTGGGCAACGTTTGGCTGGGCGCAAGGGGCGATTGCCTTGGCGCTATTGATACTGAGTTATGCGCTGCGAGCATGGCGCATGTATGATTATTTTCCGCAACAGTTAGGTGGGCAGTGGTTGCAAACCTGGCGGCTAATGTTGCTGCATAATGCGCTGAATAATCTGTTGCCTGCACGCACCGGTGAGCTGAGTTTTCCGGTCATGATGAAGCGCTATTTTGGTGTGGGCTATGCACATTCGGTGTCTGCGCTAGTGTGGTTCCGCTTTTTGGATTTACACACGATTTTAGCGTTTGCGATTTACCCCTTATTGGTGGTGACACCGTTGAAGCGGGTGGCTATTCCCTTGGTTGTGTTGTGGATGCTATTACCTATGGTTGTATATCTATTGCGCAATCGGATTGAGGTGGCATTTGCGGGTAAAGATGGCAAGTTCAGTCAATTAGCACAACAGGCTATGTACGGTTTGCCGGATAACTGGGGCGAATTCTGGCGTAGCTGGGTCATGACTTGGGCCAACTGGGTGGTGAAATTGGTAACGCTAGCGTGGTTGTTGGGGCAGTTTGTGCCGAATGTTAGTTGGAATATGTTGTTAGCTGGCGTGGTTGGTGGTGAGTTGACCAGTGTCTTGCCGATTCATGCACCGGGCGGATTTGGGACGTATGAAGCCGGGGTCATGGCAGCACTATCACCAGTGACGAGTCTGCAAGTGGCAACAGTCGGGGCAGTGAATGTGCATGTGTTTGTGCTGGGGTCTTCTTTGGTGGGGGCTTTGGTGGGATGGTTGATCCCATTGAAAGCTAAATCAGCATGAGTGAACGGCATACAGGGCTTGCATTGCTGTTGATTTTGCTGGGAATCACGGCTTACCGGGCGTGGATTGTGGCAAACAATGGCTTGAATTTGTACGTCGATGAGGCGCAATACTGGTATTGGGCGCAAGAGTTGGCGTGGGGCTACTATTCTAAGCCGCCGGTGATTGCAGCGGTTATTGCCGCAACTACCAGCCTGTGTGGTGATAGTGAATTTTGTGTACGTGCAGGCAGTTTGCTGCTGTACCCCTTGAGCACCTGGCTGTTGTTTTTGGTGGCACGGAAGTTGTTTGATCACCAGGTGGGGTTGCTGGCAGCCGTATTATTTATTACTTTGCCTGCGGTGAGTTTGTCGTCGACGCTGATTTCGACGGATGTGGCGCTGTTCTTTTGCTGGACATTGGCACTGTATGCGTTCGTGTTTGCGTTGGATAGCGATGCGTGGGATGACTGGCTACTGCTGGGTGTGGCGCTGGGGTTGGGAGTGTTGAGCAAGTACACCATGGGGATTTTTCTGGTTTCTGCACTGGTGTATGTGTTAGCGGCAGGGCGTTTTGATTTGTTGCGTAATCCGCGTGCTTGGGTTGCCATCCTGGTGATGTTGCTGATTGTCTCCCCCAACGTGTGGTGGAATTGGCAACACGGTTTTCCGACGTTTCAGCATACCGCTGATATTGCCGCCGGTAGTACGCAAGGTGTTTTGCATTGGGATGAGCTGGGGGAGTTTCTCGGTGGGCAGTTCGGCGTATTCGGTTTACTGTTGTTTCCATTGTCGGTATGGGTGGTGTGGAAAGGACAAGTGGCGCATAAAACGCTGCTATTGAGTTTTGCGTTACCATTTTTGCTGATCATTACGGCGCAAGCATTATTTGGGCGGGCGAATGCGAATTGGGCTGCCCCCACGTATGTGGCGGCAACGTTGCTAATGGCGGCGTGGTTGTATGCAAAGTGGAAAACGCTCGCCGTGGTACTGGTGTTGAATATCGTGCTGGGTTTGTTGGTTTACCACCCCGCACCGCTGAATCAGGTGTTGGGGGGGGATTTGCATAAACGCCTGAAAGGGTGGGATGCTCTCGGTGCGCAATACTTGGCGTTGCAACAACAATACCCTCACGCGCTCTTGTTGGCTGATGGACGAGACGTGCTGAGCGAGTTAGCCTATTACGCTCGCCCTCATGGTTTGCAAGGGGTGAGTTGGAACCCACGGCAGCAGCAGCGCCACCATTATGATTTGGTGACAACGTTGCATGATAAGGTAGGGCAGGACTTTTTACTGGTAACGGCTAACAGCACCTTGCCGGTTGGGATTGAAGGGTATTTTACAGCGGTGCGGGCGCTTGCACCGTTGCACGTTGAGGTTCATTCTACCTATAAGCTGAATTACCATACGTTTTTGCTGACAGGTTTTAAGGGGCTGGTGTTGCAATGAAATTAGGGGAGCAATACCCACAACTGTGGTTGTGGTTCAATGTTGTGGCTGCGTCTACGCTAGTGTTTTGGTTGTCTGACTGGGATTTGACCGTTGCGGCGCTGTTTCAGCAAGCGGGGCATTGGCTTTTGGATGACTTCCCGCTGTGGAAGGCGTTGTTCTACGATGGTGTGCCCTATATTGCGGGCAGCGTGCTAATCGTTAGTGTGTTGATGATAGTGTCTAGTACCGTCTTGCGGCGTTGGTACCGTATGCGTTTGTATGCGGCTTATGTGATTTTGGTCTTTCTGATTGGCCCCGGTTTATTGGTTAATAGTGTGTTTAAGGATAATTGGGGTAGGCCGCGCCCGGTGCAGGTGGTGCAGTTGGGCGGCGAGGAAGCGTATGTACCGCCGGGGTATTTCGTGGCGAATGGCAATGGGCGCTCCTTTCCCAGTGGGCATAGTTCGATTGGATTTGCGTTTGTGGCGTTCTGGTTTTTGTGGCGTAAACGTAAACCGCAGTGGGCAAGGGTTGCTTTGGTGTTCGCGTTATTGTTAGGTGGCGCTATTGGCGTGACGCGCATGGCAGCGGGGGGGCATTTCCTCTCTGACGTGATGTGGTCAGGGTGGGTGGTGCTATTCGCTGCGTGGTTGTTGTACTACCCTCTCATGCGCATTGCCGAACGTGAGGCGCGTTATTAGGTTTAGCTATTCCCCGGTTGCACATCAATGCGGGTCACTTCACCGTCTGCGTCGATTTCAATGGAAAGCTGAATCGGGTTGCAACAGACTTGGCAGTCTTCGATATAGTCTTGGCTACCTGCGATAATGTCAATTTCGATGGGGGATGCGGAATGGCAATAAGGGCAGGTGATGTCAGTGTGTGTTAGAACCTGCGACATGGTGATTAATCCTCCAAAAACAGTTGAATAACCTTATTCAGAAATTGCCAGCCGGTTGCCGTTGGGCGCACATAGCCGCCCTCAACGTCTAGCAAACCGCGCTGTAATGCCTGTTCTAGCCCCGCCTTGATATAATCGCTTGCCAGTCCTGTGCGTTCTGTAAACAGAGCGACTGGAAAACCGTCCCGTAAGCGCAATGCATTGAGCATGAATTCAAAACCCAGATCGGCAGCAGCCAAGCGCTCTGTGCCGCTGCGTGCTGTGCCTTGCAGCGCTTGCTGCATGTACTCAGCGGGTTGGCGGTAGTTGTGGTAACGGGTAATACTGCCATCAGCGGGGTTGCTCAGTTTGCCATGCGCACCAGCACCAATTGCCACATAATCACCGAATTCCCAGTAGTTCCGGTTATGCCTGCACTCAAAACCTTGTCTGGCATAGGCGGAGACTTCATATTGAGCATAGCATGAACGTTTGATGAAATGTTGCCCGTTTAACTGCATGTCTGCGACTAAATCATCATCCGGTAGCGGCGGCGGTGTTTTGTAAAACAGTGTATTGGGTTCAAGGGTAAGCTGATACCAAGACAGGTGGGTGGGGTTGAGCGCGATGGCTTGCTGCAAATCCTGCATCGCTTGTTCTAAGGTTTGTTGCGGTAGACCAAACATCAGGTCAAGGTTGAAATTATCGAATCCGGCAGTACGGGCAATGTCAGCGGCGCGTAACGCTTCCTCACGGTCATGTACCCGTCCCAACGCTTGCAAATGTTCTGGGTTGAAACTTTGGATACCCATTGACAGGCGGTTAATGCCAGCTTCACGGAAACCCCGAAATTTATCCTGCTCGAATGTGCCGGGGTTGGCTTCGAGGGTGATTTCAATGTTAGGGCGAAACGGCAAGAGGGCACGGATACCGCACAGCAGTTCGTCGATGCTTTCCGCTGAGAAGAGGCTGGGTGTGCCGCCGCCGATGAAGATGGATTCCAGTTTGCGTCCCCAGATGTGGGGAAGTTCGTGGGTAAGGTTGGTGAGCAGGGCTTGCACGTAGGCTTTTTCGGGCAAGCCACTCGGAGCCGCATGAGAATTGAAGTCGCAGTAGGGGCATTTGCGGATGCACCAAGGGATGTGAATGTAGAGGGAGAGGGGAATGTGGGTCATACGTTATCTTGCTTAGGGCGTTGCATAATCACCGAATTGGATGAATGCGTAGCTTTCCAATGCGCGTGGAATGCCGCTGCCTAACCCGCGATAGGGCATTTGGCGGGTAGCGTGCGAGGCGATGATGGGATTACGCATATTCGACAAGCCGAAGCGGATTTGTTCAATGGTCAAATGGTTGGGCAAATGACCGGGGCTGATAATTTCCACGCGATCCGTGAACATGAGGATGCGGATAGGCGCGGAAATGAAGTAATCACGGTGAGTCAGCGCGTTGACTAGTACTTCTTGCAAGGCGATTTCGGGGATTTCGAGTTTGCCGAGGCTGTTTACGCCTTGCCCTGCTTGTACGCGGTGCAGGTTGCGGGTGATGAAGGAGAGGGCGCGTTCGTATTGGTTGATGAGAGAGCCTTCGATGTCTTCGCTAAGGGTTTTGCCGTAGCGGTGCTGGATGTAGTTGCCCAATAACAGGCTGTGTAAATCTTTGCTGCTGTCGGGTATCAACGTTTCTTCGGCATACACCAAGCCACCTGCTTGAAACATACGCTGAATTTCTTCGCGACTTAATTCGGTGATGTTGCGCTTGAACTGGTTCTGGCTGTCTTCGCCTTGGGCTAGGATGGTTTCAAGTTGTTGGATGTCCATAGTTTAACTATAAATCTCACTGACCTTCAGGCTAAAACCGGGCAAGAATGCCATTTCAGGCAAACGATCTTCACCCCGCAACAACACCGAATCGGTCACAGACGTAAATACTTGCAAGGTCTTATTACGTGGATTGGCAAACCACACTTGTAGTACACCAATAGCAAAATACTCTTCCAGCTTTTCAGCCATATCGACCCACGAATCATGCGGTGACAAGACTTCCACAACCAGTTCAGGCGCAACATCCAGATACGATTTGGATTGCACTTGCTGCAAGCGTTCGTGTGAGATGAACAGCACATCAGCCGCACGGATGCTGTCAGGGTTACGGCGGATGAATATACCGACTTCACCCGTCATCACTTTGCCCAGTTTATGCTGGCGTAAAAAACTTTTGAGGTGAAAGGCAATGTCGCTTTCAGTTTCGCCGTGTTCATAGCCAGTGGGGGGCATATCGCGTAATTTTCCTTTGACTAATTCCACGCCGGGTTTATCGCCCATTGCGTAAAGTTCATCCGCAGTAATGCGTTTGTCTTCAAGTTCCAGCAGTGTCGCGGTAGACATGGTATCAACTCGCCGTAGTGGTGTGCTTTGATTGTAGCGGATAGCGTTTGCTTTGACACCTTGGTGCGTTTTATGTCGCTTTGCGCACCTCACACAACAACGACTTAAACGGCGGAAACCCACTGATCGGGTCAAGCTGACGATCATCCGTCAACTCATTGATATTCGCCTCATTCCAACCGTGGAAACAATGCACCACACCCGGTTTCATTATGTCTGTCACTGCTGCCCGAAACGTCACCGCACCACGTCGTGAACGGATTTCGACTGAATCACCGTCTGCAATACCTCGCGCTGCCGCATCATCGGGGTGAATTTGCACCCGTGGATACGGGTCATGCGCCAACATCGCTGCAATATTATGCTGCTGAGAATGCGTGAAAAACTTCTGCCGCCCGCCGGACGTTAGCACCAGCGGATAATCCGCTAACAATTCCGGCGTAGACAACGGGCTTTCCATCGGTTCGCGGTAAGTCGGCAAGCCGTCGTAGCCGTGCGCTTTCAGTTCCACCGAATCGAACTCGATCTTGCCGGTGGCAGTGCGGAAGCCGTTGATGCGCCATTGCCGATCCGCATCTAAAAAGCCCATTTCCACCAATTCTTCGATCACGGGGCTGTAAACGGTCACGCCTGCGGGGTTTTCCCACGCCTCTTTGCGGATGTCGGGCGGCAAGCCCTCGCCCATTTCTTCCCACGATGCCGCAAGGTTGCCGTGCCAGAATTGTTCCGCCATGCCGAGTTTGACACCCAGTTCGAGGAAGATTTGCCCGTCGGGTTTGGCTTCGCCGCGTGGGGGCAGGGCTTGGTGACGGTATTTCACTTCGCCCTGATAAGCGCAACCAGGGTAGGCGATCAGCGCGGTGCGTTCCAAACTGGTTGCGGCTGGCAATACGATGTCGGCTTGTAAAGTGGCGGGGTTGTGGAAAAAGTCGGAGACGGCGAAAAATTCCAGTTCGCCCAAGGCGCGTTCCATGCGTTTGGAATTCGCCCACATCGCGGTATTAATGCCCATTGCGAGCAAGGCTTTGAGCGGTTGCGGCTTGCCTTCGAGGATGCAGTCCGACATCAACATGCTTTGCGCGGCAGGCCAGTATTTTGTCCAAATCGGGAATACTTCATCGCCAATGCGCGGCGGCAATTCGTTTTTGCACACGTCAAATAGCTCAATCGGCTTGGGCAATACTTTGTCGTTGAAGAAGCGGTTGCCGCCTTCGCGGTCAATATTGCCCGTGACGGCGGAGAGCAAAATCATCGCGCGGTGATTTTGAAAGCCGTTGCTGTGTTGCACGGTGGAGGTGGGCGACATGGCAATTTGCGCGGGCTTGGTGGTGGCAAAGAGTTCTACCGCTGCACGTAAATCGGCTTCGCTAATGCCGCAAATGGCTGCAACCCGTTGCGGTGGAAATTCCTGGATGTAGTCGCGGAAAGCGTCCAGCCCGTTTGCCCATTCATCCAGAAACGCCTGATCTTGCCAGCCATTCGCAAAAATCAGGTGGTGGAAACCGAGGGCGAGTGCGCCATCCGTACCGGGGCGGATTTGCAGGTGAATATCCGCCAGTTCCGCTGTTTCGGTGCGACGCGGGTCAACCACGATCATCTTGCGCCCTTTTTTACGGCTGGCAAGGTGGTGATTTTCAAACGGTGGAATCGAGCCGGAGGCGTTGGTTGACCACACCAACACGCATTGGGTTTTCGGCGATTCGACGGTGGAAGTGGTTTTGAGCTTGTAACCGTAGGTGAGTTTTTCCGCGACCATCGTTGCCGAGAAGCAGCAGCCCGACTCGGTGAGGTAGTTGGGGCTGCCGAAAGCGTGTGCAAGGCGTTGCAATTGCGGGCGAGCTTCTTTGGTGTAGCCCGCGAAAAAGCCCACTGCGGGTGCGCCGTGCTGCGCTTTGGTTTTTTTCAGTGCGGCGGTGATGGTGTCGAGGGCTTCTTCCCAACTGATGCGCTCGAATTCGCCAGAGCCTTTGGCACCGACGCGCTTGAGCGGGTAGAGCAGGCGGTCGGGGTGATATTGGCGCTCTAACTGCAATTGTCCGCGTGGGCAATTGGGCAAGCCTTCAACCTTAATGGCGCGGCCGCTGGGGTCGATGGTGACATCGAACAGGCAATTGGCATCGCATTCGTAACAGGTGGTGCTTTTGACGACGTTAGTCATGGCGAATCTCGTGATAATCGAATCACGCGAGTGTAGTGTAGATTGGCAAGGCGTTTGGAATGACCACCTAACGCACTAGGGAATTTGCTATGATACGTTTAATCTAACGAGGAGAGTGAGTATGTTGAATTGGAACATGATTTTGCAGTTTGCCTACCAGGGCAACCCCGTGCCTGAGCGTACCGTGACTAAAACGGATGCCGAATGGCAAAAACAATTGAGTGATGACCAATATTACGTAACCCGCCGCAAAGGCACAGAACGTCCGTTCAGCTCCGCCATGTGCAGCTTGTTCGAGCCGGGGCTGTACGGGTGTTTGTGTTGCGATACGTTGCTGTTTGATGCGTCGGAAAAGTTTGATTCGGGTACGGGCTGGCCATCGTTTGCCCAGCCGGTCAAGGAAAATGCGATTGCCTACCATGCGGATCGTTCCCACGGCATGACGCGGGTGGAAACCACCTGCAATACCTGCGGTGCACACTTGGGGCATGTGTTTCCCGATGGTCCTGCTCCCAGTGGTTTGCGTTATTGCATGAATGCGGTGGCGTTGAAAAAAATGAAAGGAAGTTGAGCTATGTTGACCCAAGCAGACCTTGCTGACCTGCAATACGCTAAAACGCTGCTGGAAAACCCCGGTCTGGCGGCACGTATCAGCAATGCGGTGGGTACGCCCATTGAAAAAGGCTTGGCGATGTTGCCTGAAGGCGCAAACGAGATGATTGTCACCACCACCCGCAAGGCGTTGGAGACGGCTTTGGATTTCGCCCTGTATACGCTTGATGAAGAACCACGGCATTCCACTAATTGGCTGCACAAAACCTTTGCGGGCTTGAGTGGTGCGGCGGGTGGGGCGTTTGGTTTGCCAGCCTTGGCGATTGAATTGCCGGTTTCTACGGCGATTATTCTGCGCTCGATTGCCGATATTGCGCGGAGTGAGGGTGAGTCTATCAAGTCGCCCGAAGCGCGTCTGGCGTGTTTGGAAGTGTTTGCGTTGGGCGGTTCTGCCGCTAACGATGATGCGGTGGAGTCAGGGTATTTCACCGTGCGGGCGGTGTTGGCGAAATCCTTGACGGAGGCGGCGCAATACATGGCGGCGAATGGTGTTGCGCAAAAAACTGCACCGCCCTTGGTGCGATTACTGACACAAATTGCCGCGCGGTTCGGGATTCCGGTGACGCAAAAAGCGATGGCGCAGTCTTTACCCGTGGTGGGTGCGGCGGGTGGGGCGTTGATTAATACCCTGTTTGTTGATCATTTCCAGAACATGAGTCGCGGGCATTTCATTGTGCGGCGTTTGGAGCGTGTTTACGGTACAGAAACCGTTAAGTTAGCTTATCTGAAACTGTAGGGCGTGCTAGTATCCCTGCCATGAAAGAACGCATTCAAAAACTCCTCTCCCGCGCTGGTTACGGCTCACGTCGTGAAATCGAGCGCATGGTCAACGCTGGCGAAATTCTGGTGAACGGTCAACGTGCCGAATCCGGTCAGGCCATTGACGAAAACGATCAAGTGACCTTGCGCGGGCAACGTTTGCACTTGAGTTCCCGCGTCAATGCCACCCAGAAAGTGCTGATGTATCACAAGCCTGCGGGCGAAGTGTGTACCTTGAGTGACCCGGAAGGTCGCCCGACGGTCTTTGACAGCCTGCCGAAAATCCGCGCCGGGCGTTGGATTATGGTGGGGCGTCTCGACATCAATACCGATGGCTTATTGCTGTTCACTACAGATGGCGAGTTGGCGAATAAGCTCATGCACCCGTCGTCTGAGATCGAGCGCGAATACGCTTGCCGCGTGTTGGGCGAAGTTAACAATGAAATGCTGATCCGTTTGCAGGAAGGCGTGGAATTGGAAGACGGCAAAGCCAACTTCATGCGCATCAAAGACGCTGGCGGCGAAGGGGTTAACCACTGGTATCACGTCGTGCTTGCCGAAGGTCGCAACCGCGAAGTACGCCGCTTGTGGGAATCGCAAGGCGTGAAAATCAGCCGTTTGATTCGGGTGCGTTACGGCAATATCATGCTGCCGCGTTACTTGCGCAGCGGGCATCACAAAGAGCTGGAAGTGCGTGAATTGCGCAAACTTTATGGCTTGGTGAACATGGCGTTTGAAGACGGTTCGGACTTTACCGCCGAACGCCCGGAACGCCGTTCCGGGGCAAGGCCGGGGATGAAATCGGTAGACAGTGGGCGCACGGCGATTGGCGGGAGTCATCCATCGGCACGGCGGTCGAGTTTGGCACGCCCGGCTCGTCCGAGTGTCGCCAGTCGCCCTAGCGGTGCAGGCAAGCGTCCGCCACCGCGTGGACGTGGCT contains:
- a CDS encoding glycosyltransferase family 2 protein; the protein is MTNSPDTVSIIVPFYNEEGNVLPLVKRVSEALAHFECQWELVLVDDGSSDHTLKRLYEAAAQFGTHIHIVELQRNFGQTAAMQAGIDQARGSLLVTLDGDLQNDPADIPAMIKELQERDLDLLVGWRKNRKDTLIMRKIPSRIANRLIRKVTGVNLHDYGCSLKVYRASVMKRVRLYGEMHRFIPAWVATAVPPSRIGETVVNHNERLSGESKYGISRTFRVIIDLLFMWFFMRYRARPGHLFGTIGLAFGLIGSLILTWLGIDKFILGNDIGGRPLLLAGVMLVITSIQFLTTGIIAEMLSRIYFESSSRNAYVIRPPRDEEEPEHHWHTPSA
- a CDS encoding lysylphosphatidylglycerol synthase domain-containing protein — its product is MMTEQSNTSTARWKLAISWLILILFIAGVEYWLGWKTVLAPWATFGWAQGAIALALLILSYALRAWRMYDYFPQQLGGQWLQTWRLMLLHNALNNLLPARTGELSFPVMMKRYFGVGYAHSVSALVWFRFLDLHTILAFAIYPLLVVTPLKRVAIPLVVLWMLLPMVVYLLRNRIEVAFAGKDGKFSQLAQQAMYGLPDNWGEFWRSWVMTWANWVVKLVTLAWLLGQFVPNVSWNMLLAGVVGGELTSVLPIHAPGGFGTYEAGVMAALSPVTSLQVATVGAVNVHVFVLGSSLVGALVGWLIPLKAKSA
- a CDS encoding glycosyltransferase family 39 protein, whose amino-acid sequence is MSERHTGLALLLILLGITAYRAWIVANNGLNLYVDEAQYWYWAQELAWGYYSKPPVIAAVIAATTSLCGDSEFCVRAGSLLLYPLSTWLLFLVARKLFDHQVGLLAAVLFITLPAVSLSSTLISTDVALFFCWTLALYAFVFALDSDAWDDWLLLGVALGLGVLSKYTMGIFLVSALVYVLAAGRFDLLRNPRAWVAILVMLLIVSPNVWWNWQHGFPTFQHTADIAAGSTQGVLHWDELGEFLGGQFGVFGLLLFPLSVWVVWKGQVAHKTLLLSFALPFLLIITAQALFGRANANWAAPTYVAATLLMAAWLYAKWKTLAVVLVLNIVLGLLVYHPAPLNQVLGGDLHKRLKGWDALGAQYLALQQQYPHALLLADGRDVLSELAYYARPHGLQGVSWNPRQQQRHHYDLVTTLHDKVGQDFLLVTANSTLPVGIEGYFTAVRALAPLHVEVHSTYKLNYHTFLLTGFKGLVLQ
- a CDS encoding phosphatase PAP2 family protein, with protein sequence MKLGEQYPQLWLWFNVVAASTLVFWLSDWDLTVAALFQQAGHWLLDDFPLWKALFYDGVPYIAGSVLIVSVLMIVSSTVLRRWYRMRLYAAYVILVFLIGPGLLVNSVFKDNWGRPRPVQVVQLGGEEAYVPPGYFVANGNGRSFPSGHSSIGFAFVAFWFLWRKRKPQWARVALVFALLLGGAIGVTRMAAGGHFLSDVMWSGWVVLFAAWLLYYPLMRIAEREARY
- a CDS encoding CPXCG motif-containing cysteine-rich protein, which codes for MSQVLTHTDITCPYCHSASPIEIDIIAGSQDYIEDCQVCCNPIQLSIEIDADGEVTRIDVQPGNS
- the hemW gene encoding radical SAM family heme chaperone HemW; its protein translation is MTHIPLSLYIHIPWCIRKCPYCDFNSHAAPSGLPEKAYVQALLTNLTHELPHIWGRKLESIFIGGGTPSLFSAESIDELLCGIRALLPFRPNIEITLEANPGTFEQDKFRGFREAGINRLSMGIQSFNPEHLQALGRVHDREEALRAADIARTAGFDNFNLDLMFGLPQQTLEQAMQDLQQAIALNPTHLSWYQLTLEPNTLFYKTPPPLPDDDLVADMQLNGQHFIKRSCYAQYEVSAYARQGFECRHNRNYWEFGDYVAIGAGAHGKLSNPADGSITRYHNYRQPAEYMQQALQGTARSGTERLAAADLGFEFMLNALRLRDGFPVALFTERTGLASDYIKAGLEQALQRGLLDVEGGYVRPTATGWQFLNKVIQLFLED
- a CDS encoding ATP-binding protein; its protein translation is MDIQQLETILAQGEDSQNQFKRNITELSREEIQRMFQAGGLVYAEETLIPDSSKDLHSLLLGNYIQHRYGKTLSEDIEGSLINQYERALSFITRNLHRVQAGQGVNSLGKLEIPEIALQEVLVNALTHRDYFISAPIRILMFTDRVEIISPGHLPNHLTIEQIRFGLSNMRNPIIASHATRQMPYRGLGSGIPRALESYAFIQFGDYATP
- a CDS encoding Uma2 family endonuclease, translated to MSTATLLELEDKRITADELYAMGDKPGVELVKGKLRDMPPTGYEHGETESDIAFHLKSFLRQHKLGKVMTGEVGIFIRRNPDSIRAADVLFISHERLQQVQSKSYLDVAPELVVEVLSPHDSWVDMAEKLEEYFAIGVLQVWFANPRNKTLQVFTSVTDSVLLRGEDRLPEMAFLPGFSLKVSEIYS
- a CDS encoding molybdopterin-dependent oxidoreductase: MTNVVKSTTCYECDANCLFDVTIDPSGRAIKVEGLPNCPRGQLQLERQYHPDRLLYPLKRVGAKGSGEFERISWEEALDTITAALKKTKAQHGAPAVGFFAGYTKEARPQLQRLAHAFGSPNYLTESGCCFSATMVAEKLTYGYKLKTTSTVESPKTQCVLVWSTNASGSIPPFENHHLASRKKGRKMIVVDPRRTETAELADIHLQIRPGTDGALALGFHHLIFANGWQDQAFLDEWANGLDAFRDYIQEFPPQRVAAICGISEADLRAAVELFATTKPAQIAMSPTSTVQHSNGFQNHRAMILLSAVTGNIDREGGNRFFNDKVLPKPIELFDVCKNELPPRIGDEVFPIWTKYWPAAQSMLMSDCILEGKPQPLKALLAMGINTAMWANSKRMERALGELEFFAVSDFFHNPATLQADIVLPAATSLERTALIAYPGCAYQGEVKYRHQALPPRGEAKPDGQIFLELGVKLGMAEQFWHGNLAASWEEMGEGLPPDIRKEAWENPAGVTVYSPVIEELVEMGFLDADRQWRINGFRTATGKIEFDSVELKAHGYDGLPTYREPMESPLSTPELLADYPLVLTSGGRQKFFTHSQQHNIAAMLAHDPYPRVQIHPDDAAARGIADGDSVEIRSRRGAVTFRAAVTDIMKPGVVHCFHGWNEANINELTDDRQLDPISGFPPFKSLLCEVRKAT
- the msrB gene encoding peptide-methionine (R)-S-oxide reductase MsrB, encoding MLNWNMILQFAYQGNPVPERTVTKTDAEWQKQLSDDQYYVTRRKGTERPFSSAMCSLFEPGLYGCLCCDTLLFDASEKFDSGTGWPSFAQPVKENAIAYHADRSHGMTRVETTCNTCGAHLGHVFPDGPAPSGLRYCMNAVALKKMKGS
- a CDS encoding EcsC family protein, with protein sequence MLTQADLADLQYAKTLLENPGLAARISNAVGTPIEKGLAMLPEGANEMIVTTTRKALETALDFALYTLDEEPRHSTNWLHKTFAGLSGAAGGAFGLPALAIELPVSTAIILRSIADIARSEGESIKSPEARLACLEVFALGGSAANDDAVESGYFTVRAVLAKSLTEAAQYMAANGVAQKTAPPLVRLLTQIAARFGIPVTQKAMAQSLPVVGAAGGALINTLFVDHFQNMSRGHFIVRRLERVYGTETVKLAYLKL
- a CDS encoding pseudouridine synthase, yielding MKERIQKLLSRAGYGSRREIERMVNAGEILVNGQRAESGQAIDENDQVTLRGQRLHLSSRVNATQKVLMYHKPAGEVCTLSDPEGRPTVFDSLPKIRAGRWIMVGRLDINTDGLLLFTTDGELANKLMHPSSEIEREYACRVLGEVNNEMLIRLQEGVELEDGKANFMRIKDAGGEGVNHWYHVVLAEGRNREVRRLWESQGVKISRLIRVRYGNIMLPRYLRSGHHKELEVRELRKLYGLVNMAFEDGSDFTAERPERRSGARPGMKSVDSGRTAIGGSHPSARRSSLARPARPSVASRPSGAGKRPPPRGRG